tctAGGAGATCCATTTGAATGACTATTATTCTCCATAGCAATGTGATCAACAGCAAGTCCATTTTGTTTTTCCAATTCCTTGGTGGCAGCATGACTCGATAAAAGCGATGACTGCAATCTGCATTTTAAAGGGTCAGCACCTACTTCCTGTTTGAATGAGTCAAAAGTACAAATCTGAGAAACATCAGTGGGATCCTGAGCAGGACTGCCAGTCGATGCATCCTTATTGTCACCTTTCACAGAGGCATGGTATTCAGAAGTATGTTTGAAACCTTTCTCCTCAGAGTTAAGATGATTTGGCTTGGTCTCTCCTGTCTCCAGCTTAGTGCTTGCAACTTCATAGTTTTTAGAAACTCTTTTGACTTTCATTTTAGATGAGAACACTGATTTGCCTTTTAAGCCCTCTGACCTAGAAACAGAAGCAGGTATGCCGAGTGTAACTCCACCACGTTTACAAGTACCACTTACATACGGATAGTTATGACCCTTAACAGCTGATGACTGCTCTTCAGTTCCAGTGGATGTAGTTTTGCCTGTTAATTTATCTTCAGCTAATGGCATCATTTCTGCAGAAGCGGAGAAGTGCACAAAATCTTTTTCGCCAATGCACTCAGTACAGTCCTGATTTTGTTTCTGAATGCTAtccttctttatttctttttcttcaatAACCTTCACTAAAGGTTCCTTTTGACAGCACATGTCCATTTCTGAATCTCCAGTTAGTCCAATATCAACTGTTGAACACATCTGAGTAGTAGGATTCTCAACAGAAGGAATATTACAGTTCTTAATCTTCTCTAAGGTATTAAGACACATGCCATTTATCTCGTCTGATGAAGATTCTCCTTCATTACTTGTAGAACAATGTTTAGATATTTTGGAGTGATCAAAGCCATTTAGTTCACCTTCTACATATCTAGTTCCAACACTTCCTTCCTGCCATGTTCCGGCCTTCAATGTTCCTATGACATCAGAAATTTTCAACTTGACATCAATTTTTACGTGAGGTGAATATGCATCTTTGTTGTCCAAATTTGTGGGAATAGGCAAACCATCTGTGtcatttattattgatttatCGGAATGGCATAGCCTTCCTGCTGTATCATCTCCCAGTTTCTCACTGTAATCAAGATGTGAAACATCTTGTAACAATGGACTATTTGAGATACTACTACGTCCCTCCTCCACTGGGTTATTACGGCCTTCAGCATCTAACTTCTGATCAACAGAAACTTGCAAATGATTAGTACTATTATTGTTAACTGAAATGAAGGAAAATAAATTACTGCATGTCTCCATTTTCCTTGAGTTGTTTGAAGCTGCTTTCTTTCGCATATCTACCAGCTCCTGCTTGCTCACAGTTATTCTATATCCACCACCTTCATTCAAGTTTTTTCTAGAATACTCTTCTTCTTTAGAACAAGTAAGAACCTCAGCATGATGTTCAACTGAACTAGCAGATCCAACAATATTTCCATCATTGTTGTCCATGTTATGCTTACCAAGACCCTCCATCAGATATGATGAAGACTTCTGCATTTCAGATTCTGCTGCACTCATGGAGAGATTTTTCAGATGATCACTGACGTTTGTTGTCAAATTGTCCCCTCCAGAAGTCAAAAAATTTAAGACCCTACATATAGGAAACTCATCCAGAAGAACTGGAAATGTAGAAGCTGTTCTATTAGTTGAGTCTTTGAATGCTTCATCAAGAGAAGACAACTTTCCAGGAGAGGTTGAAGTTGATCTCTTATTAGAATATTCATCAGCATAATGATCCCAGTTATATGGAAATCCAATCAAGAAATGATTGCAGACCTGTAAATACAATGATCTAGAAGGTTTATAGTTGACAAATTTCTTAATGCTAAACTATAGCACTAACTGCGCTGACGGCGGTTTACAAAACCAGGTCATACAAGCCTAATCTTCTCCCAGCTTCTATGTAGTTGTAGATTAATTTTGTATTTTGAATCGGTTTGAAGTCCTTCAAGATGAAGGATTTCTTTCATAACTTATAATTACATAAATAGAACACTTTTCAGAGAACATCGCAAATTCACTAATCAAACAATGGACTATCAGGACTAAATATAAGTGTCTAGCAGAATTTTCACGAATTTACCCAATTATTAGTATAGAAGCAAAAATGATCACACACCTCAAGAGGAAAACCATTATCTTGTGTACGTTCTTTGTTTATCATGCCCTGAACTACAACAGTAACGCCATCTGCTGTCTCAAGAGTATAAGCATCATTCCGTTTAATAATAGGAGCAGAACTGAATAATCTAGTTGCATGTTGCCTGCAGTAAAGTTTCATATAGTAATAAAACCATGACATTTttaataacaaaaaatataacagAGAAATATATCCTTGAAAAAACATCAAGTTGCAATAAAATGTTCACTTCCATTTTCATGCCACTGGATCAACCAATCATCTCAGTACAAAGTTAATGGCACACGCGTCAAACACAAAAGACCATTCTTCAAAAGGTAATAAAGAAAGCAACATGCAGCAGTAGATGGTGTAACCAAATGCATAAACTTAATCACACAACTATGCATGGATATTTACTTGGGCAAATACCCAAAAAAATCCCCCGTTTTGGGCTTTTCCTGGGAAGTGCCCCCCATTTCTAGAATTCCCATCTTTTTTTGCCTAATACATGAAATACCCCTTATTTGGTAGCCAGTCCCGCCCCTTTTCCCTACAATTCCCTCCCTTTTCCTACATTTTTATATTGTGTTACACAATAAATTCAACAAGTGCTCAGGCACTCACCCAGGCGTGcaggcaaggcgaggcgaggcaaggcccatGCGCCTAAACACAAGGGTTCGAGCGAGCACCTTCAACTAGGCGCCTCTTGACATGCGCCTGGGCCTAAACATTAGGCGGCCCAAGCACTCACTTGGCCTAGATTGACTTTAAATGAGCTTGAGTTGAACCTAAATTAACTGATTTGGTTCAACCAAGTCGGATAACAATCCCCTATCCCTGACCTCCCTTTCTTCGTGTGCCATCCCTCTTCCTTAAACCTAATCGTCACAGCACTTCGTCTGCGTGCAAGGCAATGGGATCAGCTTTTCCGAGTGGGTGTGCAAGCCAATGACCGTCGTTTATGTGCAAGCAGGCGATGCCTCCCCTTGCCAACAGTGGTATCTTCCTCTCTTTccctctccatctttccatccctCTCCACCTTCTGTTGGTGCTAGTCCTCGTGCTCCTATCGAGTTGTCCCTCCATATCTCACGATAGTACCTCCATCTTTTGTCTTTCTCTCACGGCCGTGCTATGTTGTTCCCTCCACCTCCGACAATgttacgctctctctctctctctctctctctctctctctctctctctctctctctctctctctctccccctgccCACCCCCCGCCCCCCCACCCATGCGTTGTTCCCTTCACCTTCGGCGACgacacctctctctctcccccagtGACTCTTGACAACCCCGATGGCTATTGGTATAGACCCCTTCCCCCACTCTCTACTTCACCCTAACAGAATCACCTCCCCTCTCCATtggctctctctctcccctcgacACCTCTCTCCATCTCTCACTCTCTCGATGGCTCTCAACATCACCGACGCTCAACGATaccccctccctcctcttcttctttctctctttgctTCTTCCCCAACCTCTTTTCATGCTAGCAACTAGCTTTCCCCTCCCGCTAATTGCCTCTCCTTTTCCTATTTCCTTCTCCCCCCAATCAGCCCATCTGCCATTGAAATATGTTAATTATTGAATTTGTCACAGCTAGGATTTTAAATTATCATTGTTAAAATTCTTGTCAAAATTACTGGACTTTTGAtgttaattttcttttgttttgttatttttgttattatatttggtcaatttaataCTTTAATGCTTTATAAATGTTAAATGAATTACCAATGTTTTAGTggtgatattttgattatgaagtgaTATAAAATCTATATtttgtctaatttttattttaattattgtctttctccttaattatatttttagattttttatattGGCAAGCACCTTGCTTCACTCAAGCATTTTAGATCCTCAGTGCTTTTTAACACATAGCGCCTTTGACAACACTGgtgttatagtgttttcagcAATAGCAGGAAAACTGTAACACAGTAGAAAACACTGCAACACAATACAAAAGCACTATAACACTGTAACATAgtgttttatataaattttgtaaaaaacATGTGTTTACAATATTGTTACACTGCAATCGTTAGTATTTTCAAGTTTCAACAATACTAGGAAAACACTATAACACAGTATAAAAACATTGTAACACTGTGTTTTTTTGTATTGTGTTATAGTTTTCCTTGGTATTGTTCAAAACACTATTACAGTGTTTTTGTATTGCATTATGGTTTTTGTGGTattgttgaaaatattataattgatttgGTTCACCCTATGGACTGATTCattataaaaagaaaatgaaaagggaaggTGACTGGGGTATTCCAAGTATTAGGCAAAAAAGGAACACTGTCTTAAAAATGCAGGGCACTTCCTGTGAAAACCCAAAAGACGGATTGTTTTCGAGAATTCACCCTATTTACTCTCTCACACCAGGTGATAAAATTTACAGCACAGAGAATAGAGTAGTTTCTATGGAGAAgataagtaaaaaataaaaacaagattATAAAACTTAACtaatacttcaaagaaaaaaaaactaagaaCATGGAACAATGATGTGGAAggtataaaaaaaagaaacataacaGTTCAACCATTCATATTATTGGGCCCTTAACTATGTAATAAATTTGAGGCCTAACACTTCAATCATATCATCAAGAAAGAATAATATTCCACTCATTTCTACTAAGCTAAAGTAAACAGATCATTGATATATAATCAGTCACAGAAATGGACATGTCACCTACAGGTAGTAAATCAACCACCTTAAGCTCAATGAACCTCTATGTAGACATTATTTCTCATTCATCCTTGCATCTTGACCATGTAATTTTTATTCTTAAACTCATACCCCACTTTTGTAAcatctgttgaaataagttttcGCTTGTTGGGATCTTGTAAAGATGCATTTTTATCTTTCTGCCTCTGTGACACTGCCATCTCAACTACTTCATATGAAGGAACACAACATTAGTGCTTCTTAGACACCATTGCTCTTCAACCTTGTTAATTGTCAAACATCATTCACAAATGACAATGGTCAAAAGCCAGATCTGTATTTGTAGAAGGAATGCAGAGgatggagaggaagagaagagggtgGTCGTCCAACAACCTAGAATAAAGTGTTCGCTTCAAGAAATTGCTtgagaactttagaatcttgtgcaACTGCTACCTGAGTTTGTTCATGGTAGATGCTCCAAGTTTCACAAAAAACTAACTTCATTTCCTTGATAGATTGTCTTAATATAGTATTTGTTATTCATTTGGCAAATTCTTCACACAAAATTGCACGAGATTGCTGCTAGTGCAGGACCTATAGGAAGGGTCTAGTGTATGGCTTTACCCTTTAAGGTATAGAGGTTTTAGGGAAAAAATTAATACAATATTGTATAGAATTAACGTACATAGTTTTTGCAATTGAAAGATAATACATTTATAATATATTGAAGCAAAGATATGGGCACAGTATATTTATGATCAGCACATGATGTCTACTGAAAAAAAAAACGATGATGTAAACTGAGAAAAAAGCATGATGAATCAGAGCATGAATCATAAGATAATGTCTGCTGAGAAAATTTTTCACATCCTATGAATTGACCACATGAGATAGCATGCAAGATAAGGTGCTTCCAACAAGCATTTCTTGGTGATATATTAAGTGATCAACAAAGATCAAGGAATACACTTGGTTTGAAGAGAAAATGCATGATCTCTCAAAAAAATAAAGGAATACCACCTTAAGAAGGTTCTTGCTGTTCGCGAGCATCTAAGAGAGAGCAACACAAGGGCATTGTTTGCCAATAAGCCACAGCAGCAAACGAAAATAACAGCTCAAAGCATGAACCTCGGAAAGACTCACCTCGTCGTAAACCCTCCGACGGCCAACCTTTTCCCCTCGACCCCGCTTTCCGCTTTAATCAACCACCAATCGAACAGAAAAACCTGTATTCTTCGTGTTCGAGGCACCGAGAAGACATGAGACGTTGATCCACGATCGAAACCCTAAAGCTATTGCATCAAAGGATCAAGATGGAAGGGGAAAAAGAAACACACCGATTTCTTGTCAGCGGGGAAGGAGGGGGGAAAGGGCGTCGCTGATGCGAAGCTGGACGAGGGAGCGACGGAGGGCTTCGCCAAGAAGACCGATGAGCGAACATCCTCCTCCGGGCCCATATCGGCGGAGAAGGGTTTTCTTCGATGGCGAGATGAATCATGTGGGTGATCATCAAGTTAATAGAAATAAAGTGAGTACTATTTacaattcatttttctatttatatttttttattttctttttttattatttctaaaatatcataaataaataatcataattttttttacttaattccaacaaaatcttgtttcaacacaattttttttttccttctcataATTCTTGTTCTACTCCTCCTAATAACCACTCACAAATTAGattacatataaaaaaaatataaatatagccTTAACAATTGAGTTTTGTAACTTTTCTTACTAACCTATAAATAGATGAGTTTTGTCATaggaaaaaaatgagaaaaaaaatatacagacttttcttaagaaaataaaagttttagttttgccTCTTGTTTCATCCCTCAATTCTTCCTCTCTAACTCTCTTAAtcttatcttttctttttccctttaaagTGGTATATGAAATAAGTAAAAATGGTTAATAGCATGCAATTTCAAGTACTTTACTTTACAAAAGACAACTACGAAGATTGGAGCATCTAGATGAAGGTATTGTTTGGATCACAAGATATTTAAAAGGTAATAGAGAGAGACTAGTAGAGAGAGACTATAAGGAGCTTCAAAATAGTGTtattcttgaaaaacattccttgaaaaacataaaaaagaaagataagaaggtGCTCTTCTTCCTCATCTACCAAGGGTTAGACGAAGGCAACTTTGAAAAAGTTAGAGTCACTAACACCTTCAAAGATACTTGGGAGATTTTTTAAAACTTTTTTGGAGTTGAGAAAGTAAGAAAATTTTGACTTCAATCTCTTAGagctaaatttaaaatattacaaaTGAATGAATCTTAGACTCTTTCGAATTATTTTACAAGAGTTCTTACCATTGTCCATCAATTAAAAAGAAATTgtgagaatctagaaaatatatatatggtCAAAAAAAGTACTTCAATTACTATATGAAAAGTTTAACTTTATTATTATCTCTATCCAAAAATCAAAGGATTTAGaccaaataaatgttgatgagctAAAAAATTCTTTGCAAGCACATGAACATGTAGTCaataaaaagaaacaagatgTAATAGAACCAATTCTTTAAATAAAGCTAAgttgaaagaaagaaataaagggTCCAAGTGATCATGATATGGAATAGGTTGAGAACATGAAAGAGGTCATGGTCATGGTATAGGACAtgccgaagaagaaggaagaaataataaaaaaaatcaaagtccaaaataagaataaaaaagaaaagatacaagAGGCCAAGCGTATAATCATAAAGTTCAATGCCATTGTTGGAAAAAAATGGTCATTATACTTCCGAATGATATTTATTATAACCAAAATAATTAAGTTGAGAAAAGTACTATGTTGAAAAAAACGAGAAagattcttttttatttctagTCAATACAAGTTGACATTAGAGCTAGCAATCATATGTGTGGTTACAAAATTATTGATGAAAGGCAAATGTAAAATATTGATCCACCTTGAaagtcattaattttttttaaatatttattatgtgTTAAATATGAATAAGAATATTCTTAGTTTGATATTgatataaaagataaataattatttattaaaagcAATACAAATTGTTTAATTACTTAAGTGGATATGTAAAAAAAAAGACTATTTATCTTAACCATTAATCATGACATAATATTTAAAGACTTGTGTGAAGCATTCGTCGTGACCGTGACACTTGAGGTTTAGACACTTGAATGATAAGActataaagtcttatcgtcgctccgataccaaatgataagaccctaaagtcttatcgtggaagaaaggggagaaatgaggatgataatgatcgcttcgaggggatcgaccctccttgatcacttcgaggggatcggcctcctaaggtttgtccaaagacagaataatatttttcatagatcactgaaaagaagcagttacatccctatttatagagttccacccagagtccctcaggacttgaactctaataataaataaatattaaataaacctctacttgactctaactgaaccaaatcaactcaataaacaactggactaaatagactcaataaacattattcaaaagcttagaaaaagggtcctaacagtttctccctcttcaaatcagccttgtcctcaaggttgagcaataTCAATCTTGGGGaggttctctttcagcactttagccatagactatctgcaacgcatcacaacccgttgatcaagtaagtatggtctccactttttgatagtgtaagcaacaggtcgatcttttagtgtagtaatcgttgcaagaaattcttggcctttgctatcataagttaaaatctgtccatcagcttcgaatatatcacagccttcaatgtggtgggctaattgggctgtaacttttctgtccataaaattattaatgctatctgtatcaattaaaatagtgacaggttgatgcttcaaagttcctccgattttcatagtttgtgggttagtgtagccggccaatgcatgcactgtatgtgtgatggcttcaatatcttcatcagttttcacacctttatgattggagtccaactcttttacttctggttcctctctaattggctcaatcatcagaagttgcccttgtttacatcggtgctccatactccatttttcatcatagtataaaccccttgctgatctttccttgctaatttttttctcatgtagatgtgcaaatgagatcgcagctatcatagtgcaaggttgacgagccttaacttcacaccggatctccgaattaagcccttcaataaatgtattcagaagctgtcgttccgaccaatctctagcttgatttgacaatctttcaaacctactctgatattccaacactatagaagtttgaaaaattttggtaaactgaccatcaacattctcatattcagatgggccaaatcgaacaagaagccctcttttgaacttctcccacgaaggaactccgtaaacagtttcatacctatcgtaccactggagtgtatctccatcgagctggattgaggctatttccaccttggattcttttggagttctgtgaaaatagaaaaaattttctgccctagagatccaactggtcagatctccatctttccatcttggaaattccaccttcatgtgtaagtagtttgtgtcacaatcttggggcctttttcctgtattttcatatctgtgcaacatagaacttgagctcccaccttgttgaaatttactaaggctctccggtaggctctttttgaaatcattaagtgtttcttgtagtcggttctcaattctaattttcaatgcttccatttgtgcttttactgtgttatcgatggccatttcgtaagactgcaaatctgtaatctgaactcctatttttggtgttggtcaagggcatcaatcgctgtcctattcggtgctgctgttgtaacacagtcggtggcaacactatggaaATGAAGGGTTGCTACTAGGatgtgggaggcagcgatgcttgttgcagtcgctcgttgcgtagagggatcgctgttgctgagtgcttggaggcagcgatggttgtgactgctgtgacccaaggaagcaatcgccggctgccccaaggaagcaatcgccaagcagccgtgttgaggctgcggtgatggcaaccgacaactgcagcagcggaggcagaacaagagagaggtggcgttgaagcggccggggttgaggctgcagtggtggcaaccggcggctgtggCAACGAtggagagcaagggggctgcagcaacggtgcagatcgagagggttgaggtgaaggctgcggtggctggcagcagcagtcgttgctggccggagcgcagcagcggcggtggagaaggaggcagcgagggtcgtggcaggctgggcggcgagcggcgtcgtcgctggctgggcagcagtggcgacggtggtggcaaccggcgttcgcagcagcaaggggacccgcgactgcgacggtggtaactgccctgtttcggtcaccacggatgcagagcaagggggagcagcggctgggaggcgagcggcggtcgtcgcacgggggagcagcggctcgaaggcgacggcgacggcgctcgacgcgacggcggcggctggaaacaagggcagcagatgtgagttgcccgtgattgccctgtttcggttacaaaagatgcagagcaagggggatcggctgctggggaggcgtgcggcggtcgtcgcacggtggctggcagcggtggtggctcggcaacgaaggagaggggtggcattgaagtggccgagaaacagcggcggcggtagaggcaaccggcgcctgcggcagcagagggaccggcggcctgctctgtttctatcgcaccacagaaacagggacgccgacagatcgcacggccgaagctgcaaccaagggaaggcagcgatggcggtgcggctagggcagcgtcgcggacggtagaagcggcgatgggtggtccgctgtcTGGGAAACGGAGGCCGCGGCCCTTCTCggtcgagcgagatgcgggcagcgaggaggcgaggtgagaaggttgctggccggggcacagcggcagcggtgggcgctggccggggagcaacggcggcggtggtcgccgaccaggaagcagcgccggcggtggaggagaaggaaagcaggggtggtcggcgccgggaagcaaatgttccttttggttgagaaggaacagcgtgcgtggCTGCCGGCTTCGCGCtcacaaattctttttttttttttttttttttgagatgacgaatgccctcacaaatttttttttttttttttttttttttgagatgacgaactatagcgagaacgccgaggatcgctactctgataccaattgataagaccctaaataatatttttcatagattactaaaaagaaggagttccacctagagttccttaggacttgaactctaataataaataaatattaaataaacttcacaACTggattaaacagactcaataaacattattcaaaagctaaaaaaaaaatcataacattgaattttaaaaatctcaaaatgctatcaacaaaaaaaaaaaaaaaatcttctttatATGCAACACCCAAGTCAAATATATAAAGGGTGTATTTTagctaaacaaacaaaatgaagttTTGCTCTAACTTATCAAGCAAATAAGTCGCTTCAACTTATTTATGCAGCGGTTTATAACTCTATTGCTCCAACATCTTTTAGTAAGCATCACTATATTTTAActtttattaataattatataaaaaaatttagtttatttattgaaagaagaaaaaggaagtttTTAACATGTTCGAGAAGTTAAAAACTTTTGTAGAAAACAAAAGTAACTTCTGTATCAAAACCATCTGCTTCGACTGAGATGGTAAATTCACCTTGAAAGCATTTGAAGGTTTTTGTAATGAGCATAACATTCGATATTAACTCATAGCACCATATTTTCCATAACAAAATAGTATGACAAACAGAAAGAACCGAATGATTCTTAACATGGTGAGAAGGATGATCAAGACCAAAAATGTGTCCAAAAAATTTTGGGTCAAAGCAATGGCTTATGCTATCTACATCCTAAATTGATGCTATATATTGATCTTAGAGAACAAAACTCTACATGAGG
The window above is part of the Musa acuminata AAA Group cultivar baxijiao chromosome BXJ2-6, Cavendish_Baxijiao_AAA, whole genome shotgun sequence genome. Proteins encoded here:
- the LOC135585704 gene encoding uncharacterized protein LOC135585704 isoform X4 produces the protein MGPEEDVRSSVFLAKPSVAPSSSFASATPFPPSFPADKKSVFLFDWWLIKAESGVEGKRLAVGGFTTRQHATRLFSSAPIIKRNDAYTLETADGVTVVVQGMINKERTQDNGFPLEVCNHFLIGFPYNWDHYADEYSNKRSTSTSPGKLSSLDEAFKDSTNRTASTFPVLLDEFPICRVLNFLTSGGDNLTTNVSDHLKNLSMSAAESEMQKSSSYLMEGLGKHNMDNNDGNIVGSASSVEHHAEVLTCSKEEEYSRKNLNEGGGYRITVSKQELVDMRKKAASNNSRKMETCSNLFSFISVNNNSTNHLQVSVDQKLDAEGRNNPVEEGRSSISNSPLLQDVSHLDYSEKLGDDTAGRLCHSDKSIINDTDGLPIPTNLDNKDAYSPHVKIDVKLKISDVIGTLKAGTWQEGSVGTRYVEGELNGFDHSKISKHCSTSNEGESSSDEINGMCLNTLEKIKNCNIPSVENPTTQMCSTVDIGLTGDSEMDMCCQKEPLVKVIEEKEIKKDSIQKQNQDCTECIGEKDFVHFSASAEMMPLAEDKLTGKTTSTGTEEQSSAVKGHNYPYVSGTCKRGGVTLGIPASVSRSEGLKGKSVFSSKMKVKRVSKNYEVASTKLETGETKPNHLNSEEKGFKHTSEYHASVKGDNKDASTGSPAQDPTDVSQICTFDSFKQEVGADPLKCRLQSSLLSSHAATKELEKQNGLAVDHIAMENNSHSNGSPRYSTKYAVQSDIPVMNYSSEDKSLEMIYKTLIDKMNNQDVPKVSVAEESNKIKGSHTSRRRKMLRQVSYDGSITGIMSARNVLNSPSQDWKYWILFHLGNSIGVHSISICCVACETILQLS
- the LOC135585704 gene encoding uncharacterized protein LOC135585704 isoform X3, with the translated sequence MGPEEDVRSSVFLAKPSVAPSSSFASATPFPPSFPADKKSVFLFDWWLIKAESGVEGKRLAVGGFTTRQHATRLFSSAPIIKRNDAYTLETADGVTVVVQGMINKERTQDNGFPLEVCNHFLIGFPYNWDHYADEYSNKRSTSTSPGKLSSLDEAFKDSTNRTASTFPVLLDEFPICRVLNFLTSGGDNLTTNVSDHLKNLSMSAAESEMQKSSSYLMEGLGKHNMDNNDGNIVGSASSVEHHAEVLTCSKEEEYSRKNLNEGGGYRITVSKQELVDMRKKAASNNSRKMETCSNLFSFISVNNNSTNHLQVSVDQKLDAEGRNNPVEEGRSSISNSPLLQDVSHLDYSEKLGDDTAGRLCHSDKSIINDTDGLPIPTNLDNKDAYSPHVKIDVKLKISDVIGTLKAGTWQEGSVGTRYVEGELNGFDHSKISKHCSTSNEGESSSDEINGMCLNTLEKIKNCNIPSVENPTTQMCSTVDIGLTGDSEMDMCCQKEPLVKVIEEKEIKKDSIQKQNQDCTECIGEKDFVHFSASAEMMPLAEDKLTGKTTSTGTEEQSSAVKGHNYPYVSGTCKRGGVTLGIPASVSRSEGLKGKSVFSSKMKVKRVSKNYEVASTKLETGETKPNHLNSEEKGFKHTSEYHASVKGDNKDASTGSPAQDPTDVSQICTFDSFKQEVGADPLKCRLQSSLLSSHAATKELEKQNGLAVDHIAMENNSHSNGSPRYSTKYAVQSDIPVMNYSSEDKSLEMIYKTLIDKMNNQDVHQSPLTRDRAKKSFVALSESLNFRRSRSGRLIVPPLDNGCQQIIYDADGSITGIMSARNVLNSPSQDWKYWILFHLGNSIGVHSISICCVACETILQLS
- the LOC135585704 gene encoding uncharacterized protein LOC135585704 isoform X5, with protein sequence MGPEEDVRSSVFLAKPSVAPSSSFASATPFPPSFPADKKSVFLFDWWLIKAESGVEGKRLAVGGFTTRQHATRLFSSAPIIKRNDAYTLETADGVTVVVQGMINKERTQDNGFPLEVCNHFLIGFPYNWDHYADEYSNKRSTSTSPGKLSSLDEAFKDSTNRTASTFPVLLDEFPICRVLNFLTSGGDNLTTNVSDHLKNLSMSAAESEMQKSSSYLMEGLGKHNMDNNDGNIVGSASSVEHHAEVLTCSKEEEYSRKNLNEGGGYRITVSKQELVDMRKKAASNNSRKMETCSNLFSFISVNNNSTNHLQVSVDQKLDAEGRNNPVEEGRSSISNSPLLQDVSHLDYSEKLGDDTAGRLCHSDKSIINDTDGLPIPTNLDNKDAYSPHVKIDVKLKISDVIGTLKAGTWQEGSVGTRYVEGELNGFDHSKISKHCSTSNEGESSSDEINGMCLNTLEKIKNCNIPSVENPTTQMCSTVDIGLTGDSEMDMCCQKEPLVKVIEEKEIKKDSIQKQNQDCTECIGEKDFVHFSASAEMMPLAEDKLTGKTTSTGTEEQSSAVKGHNYPYVSGTCKRGGVTLGIPASVSRSEGLKGKSVFSSKMKVKRVSKNYEVASTKLETGETKPNHLNSEEKGFKHTSEYHASVKGDNKDASTGSPAQDPTDVSQICTFDSFKQEVGADPLKCRLQSSLLSSHAATKELEKQNGLAVDHIAMENNSHSNGSPRYSTKYAVQSDIPVMNYSSEDKSLEMIYKTLIDKMNNQDVPKVSVAEESNKIKGSHTSRRRKMLRQVSYDGSITGIMSARNVLNSPSQGSKSEPAKRRKKIMNT
- the LOC135585704 gene encoding uncharacterized protein LOC135585704 isoform X2, translating into MGPEEDVRSSVFLAKPSVAPSSSFASATPFPPSFPADKKSVFLFDWWLIKAESGVEGKRLAVGGFTTRQHATRLFSSAPIIKRNDAYTLETADGVTVVVQGMINKERTQDNGFPLEVCNHFLIGFPYNWDHYADEYSNKRSTSTSPGKLSSLDEAFKDSTNRTASTFPVLLDEFPICRVLNFLTSGGDNLTTNVSDHLKNLSMSAAESEMQKSSSYLMEGLGKHNMDNNDGNIVGSASSVEHHAEVLTCSKEEEYSRKNLNEGGGYRITVSKQELVDMRKKAASNNSRKMETCSNLFSFISVNNNSTNHLQVSVDQKLDAEGRNNPVEEGRSSISNSPLLQDVSHLDYSEKLGDDTAGRLCHSDKSIINDTDGLPIPTNLDNKDAYSPHVKIDVKLKISDVIGTLKAGTWQEGSVGTRYVEGELNGFDHSKISKHCSTSNEGESSSDEINGMCLNTLEKIKNCNIPSVENPTTQMCSTVDIGLTGDSEMDMCCQKEPLVKVIEEKEIKKDSIQKQNQDCTECIGEKDFVHFSASAEMMPLAEDKLTGKTTSTGTEEQSSAVKGHNYPYVSGTCKRGGVTLGIPASVSRSEGLKGKSVFSSKMKVKRVSKNYEVASTKLETGETKPNHLNSEEKGFKHTSEYHASVKGDNKDASTGSPAQDPTDVSQICTFDSFKQEVGADPLKCRLQSSLLSSHAATKELEKQNGLAVDHIAMENNSHSNGSPRYSTKYAVQSDIPVMNYSSEDKSLEMIYKTLIDKMNNQDVPKVSVAEESNKIKGSHTSRRRKMLRQVSYVHQSPLTRDRAKKSFVALSESLNFRRSRSGRLIVPPLDNGCQQIIYDADGSITGIMSARNVLNSPSQGSKSEPAKRRKKIMNT